A window of the Citrus sinensis cultivar Valencia sweet orange chromosome 9, DVS_A1.0, whole genome shotgun sequence genome harbors these coding sequences:
- the LOC102617182 gene encoding F-box/LRR-repeat protein 15 — protein MKIWCCLCFTDDDEEEEQRPENSNSNKMKEGISAIEDESEGNIGNVSGDVAMQLGRRNASTSNNTGILPFEIMPQAILDDVYSTMSGENTNVDASVPSARRHASRRGPVIRGTRRFDGESSGGSCSAGSKALAVEDSQHKRAKVYSASTGHYVTTGSSDAGASSSLAGGDYNVSQGSSVPGTGEIFCNYFTWNSGGDGNPFDASGGNDGGDDNGTPKTEDLEIRMDLTDDLLHMVFSFLDYVDLCRAAIVCRQWRAASAHEDFWRCLNFENRKISVEQFEDVCQRYPNATEVNIYGAPAIHLLVMKAVSLLRNLEALTLGRGQLGDAFFHALADCSMLKSLNVNDATLGNGVQEIPINHDQLRRLEITKCRVMRVSIRCPQLEHLSLKRSNMAQAVLNCPLLHLLDIASCHKLSDAAIRLAATSCPQLESLDMSNCSCVSDESLREIALSCANLRILNSSYCPNISLESVRLPMLTVLQLHSCEGITSASMAAISHSYMLEVLELDNCNLLTSVSLELPRLQNIRLVHCRKFADLNLRAMMLSSIMVSNCAALHRINITSNSLQKLSLQKQENLTSLALQCQCLQEVDLTDCESLTNSVCEVFSDGGGCPMLKSLVLDNCEGLTVVRFCSTSLVSLSLVGCRAITALELKCPILEKVCLDGCDHIESASFVPVALQSLNLGICPKLSTLGIEALHMVVLELKGCGVLSDAYINCPLLTSLDASFCSQLKDDCLSATTTSCPLIESLILMSCQSIGPDGLYSLRSLQNLTMLDLSYTFLTNLEPVFESCLQLKVLKLQACKYLTNTSLESLYKKGSLPALQELDLSYGTLCQSAIEELLAYCTHLTHVSLNGCGNMHDLNWGSSGCQPFESPSVYNSCGIFPHENIHESIDQPNRLLQNLNCVGCPNIRKVFIPPQARCFHLSSLNLSLSANLKEVDVACFNLCFLNLSNCCSLETLKLDCPKLTSLFLQSCNIDEEGVESAITQCGMLETLDVRFCPKICSTSMGRLRAACPSLKRIFSSLTTS, from the exons ATGAAGATTTGGTGCTGCTTATGCTTCACCGACGACgacgaagaagaagagcaaCGACCGGAAAATAGTAACAGTAACAAAATGAAGGAGGGTATTTCCGCAATTGAAGACGAGTCCGAGGGCAATATTGGAAATGTCAGCGGAGATGTAGCTATGCAATTAGGGCGGCGTAATGCTAGTACTAGCAATAATACGGGCATTCTTCCTTTTGAGATTATGCCGCAGGCGATTTTGGACGACGTGTACTCCACGATGTCTGGAGAGAACACAAATGTTGACGCGTCAGTGCCTTCTGCGAGGAGGCATGCCAGCAGGCGGGGCCCGGTGATTCGCGGGACAAGGCGGTTCGACGGAGAGAGCAGTGGTGGTAGCTGCAGTGCTGGAAGTAAGGCGTTGGCCGTCGAAGATTCGCAGCATAAGCGTGCGAAAGTGTACTCTGCTTCTAC GGGTCATTATGTGACTACTGGGTCCTCAGATGCTGGGGCTTCTAGTTCATTAGCTGGTGGAGACTACAATGTTAGTCAGGGGTCTTCAGTTCCGGGTACTGGTGAGATattttgcaattattttaCGTGGAATAGTGGTGGTGATGGGAACCCCTTTGATGCTTCTGGTGGAAATGACGGTGGAGATGATAATGGTACTCCAAAAACAGAAGATTTGGAAATCCGGATGGATCTTACAGATGACTTACTGCATATG gttttttctttcttggaCTACGTTGATCTTTGTCGAGCTGCTATTGTTTGTAGGCAGTGGAGAGCAGCTAGTGCTCATGAGGATTTTTGGAgatgtttaaattttgaaaatcggAAGATATCTGTGGAACAAT TTGAGGATGTTTGTCAGAGATATCCAAATGCCACTGAAGTGAACATATATGGTGCTCCTGCTATCCATTTACTTGTCATGAAAGCAGTCTCTTTGTTGAG AAATCTCGAAGCTTTAACTTTGGGGAGAGGTCAACTAGGGGATGCTTTTTTTCATGCCTTAGCAGATTGCAGTATGTTGAAGAGTTTGAATGTCAATGATGCTACGCTTGGTAATGGTGTCCAGGAGATACCCATAAACCATGATCAATTGCGTCGTCTTGAAATAACAAAGTGCCGAGTGATGCGTGTATCCATCAG GTGTCCACAACTCGAACATCTGTCCTTGAAACGCAGCAACATGGCTCAGGCGGTGCTTAATTGTCCACTTCTGCATCTCCTTGACATAGCCTCTTGCCACAAGCTCTCAGATGCAGCAATTCGTTTAGCAGCAACTTCATGCCCTCAACTAGAATCTTTAGATATGTCGAATTGTTCATGTGTGAGCGATGAGTCACTACGTGAGATTGCCCTTAGTTGTGCTAATCTTCGCATTCTCAATTCATCGTACTGCCCGAACATATCACTTGAG TCTGTTAGGCTTCCAATGTTAACAGTTCTTCAGCTGCACAGCTGTGAGGGTATCACTTCAGCTTCAATGGCTGCAATATCTCATAGTTATATGTTGGAG GTTCTGGAGCTTGATAATTGCAACCTATTGACTTCAGTTTCCTTGGAGCTTCCTCGCTTGCAGAATATAAGACTAGTACATTGTCGCAA ATTTGCTGACTTGAATTTGCGAGCAATGATGCTATCATCAATAATGGTGTCTAACTGTGCTGCTCTCCACCGAATTAACATTACTTCAAATTCTCTTCAA AAATTGTCGCTGCAGAAGCAGGAAAACTTGACATCACTGGCATTGCAATGCCAGTGTCTGCAAGAAGTGGACCTTACAGATTGTGAATCTTTGACAAATTCTGTTTGTGAAGTTTTTAGTGATGGCGGTGGATGCCCTATGCTAAAGTCTTTGGTTCTCGACAATTGTGAG GGCTTGACGGTGGTGCGGTTCTGTAGTACTTCTTTAGTCAGTCTATCTCTTGTTGGTTGCCGTGCTATCACAGCTCTTGAACTCAAATGTCCCATTCTTGAGAAAGTTTGTTTAGATGGCTGCGATCATATTGAAAGTGCGTCATTTGTTCCA GTCGCTCTTCAGTCTCTCAACCTGGGAATATGCCCGAAGTTGAGCACACTCGGTATTGAAGCACTGCATATGGTGGTGCTTGAGTTGAAAGGGTGTGGTGTCTTATCTGACGCGTACATCAATTGTCCTCTTTTAACATCACTTGATGCTTCCTTTTGCAG TCAACTCAAGGATGACTGCTTGTCTGCAACTACTACTTCATGCCCACTGATTGAGTCATTAATATTGATGTCTTGCCAGTCTATTGGTCCTGATGGACTTTACTCCTTGCGGTCgcttcaaaatttgacaatgCTTGATTTATCATACACTTTCTTGACGAATTTGGAGCCTGTTTTTGAGTCTTGTTTGCAACTAAAG gtGTTGAAATTACAAGCTTGCAAGTATCTCACTAACACGTCATTGGAGTCTCTTTACAAGAAAGGTTCTCTGCCAGCTCTCCAGGAATTAGACTTGTCTTATGGGACTCTTTGTCAGTCAGCTATAGAGGAGCTTCTTGCTTACTGTACACACCTCACTCATGTTAGCTTGAATGGTTGTGGCAATATGCATGACCTGAATTGGGGTTCTAGTGGCTGCCAGCCTTTTGAGTCACCCTCTGTATATAACTCCTGTGGAATTTTTCCTCATGAGAACATTCACGAGTCAATTGACCAGCCCAACCGCCTACTGCAGAATCTCAACTGTGTCGGTTGTCCGAATATTAGGAAAGTTTTCATCCCACCCCAGGCCCGCTGTTTTCACTTGTCATCTTTAAATCTATCTCTATCTGCCAACTTGAAGGAAGTTGATGTTGCTTGTTTCAATTTGTGCTTTCTTAATTTGAG CAATTGCTGCTCTTTGGAAACATTGAAGCTTGATTGCCCAAAATTGACTAGTCTATTTCTTCAG TCCTGTAACATTGATGAAGAAGGGGTTGAAAGTGCAATCACTCAGTGTGGCATGCTTGAGACTCTGGATGTCCGGTTTTGTCCGAAG ATATGCTCAACGAGCATGGGCAGGTTACGTGCAGCGTGCCCTAGTTTGAAGCGCATCTTCAGCAGCCTGACCACTTCATGA
- the LOC102616868 gene encoding cytokinin dehydrogenase 7 produces MIACLGRFVPENDAESRAENDDVSTICKSLGLKGSIDFGVGATNGSADKDFGGMYSYKPLAVIRPSGADDVAVVIKAAHLQSNLTVAARGNGHSINGQAMADRGLVIDMGSTGDSHFEIVKVKGSTYLDVSGGALWEDVLKRCVEDFGLAPRSWTDYLRLTVGGTLSNAGVSGQAFRYGPQISNVAQLDVVTGNGDMVTCSESRQPELFFNVLGGLGQFGIITRARVLLQSAPDKVRWIRLVYAEFDEFTRDAELLVSLKEERESFDYVEGFVFVNSDDTVNGWPSVPLDPAQVFDPAHLPQTAGSVLYCLEVALHYNNSDPRSAVDAVVDRLLERLGFVSKLNFQVDVSYVDFLLRVKQVEEHARANGMWDSPHPWLNMFVSKSNLAEFNRVVFNEILKDGINGPMLVYPLLRSKWDDRTSVMIPEEEIFYLVALLRFPPPHEDGASIKKLVDQNRGIVQYCKDRGFDFKLFFPHYKSEEEWKCHFGDRWTRFRDSKKAFDPKHILAPGQKIFSRISNEP; encoded by the exons ATGATAGCTTGCTTGGGGAGATTTGTGCCCGAGAACGACGCCGAGTCGAGAGCCGAAAACGACGACGTTTCGACCATATGCAAGAGTCTTGGGCTCAAAGGCAGCATCGACTTCGGAGTCGGGGCCACAAACGGTTCAGCTGACAAAGATTTCGGCGGAATGTATTCATACAAGCCTCTGGCTGTAATCAGACCATCTGGCGCCGATGACGTGGCCGTCGTAATCAAAGCTGCGCATCTGCAATCGAATCTGACGGTGGCGGCGAGAGGCAACGGCCACTCGATTAACGGCCAGGCGATGGCTGACCGAGGTCTCGTCATAGATATGGGGTCCACTGGAGACAGCCACTTCGAGATAGTAAAGGTTAAGGGCTCCACCTATCTGGATGTCTCCGGAGGGGCATTATGGGAAGATGTGCTAAAACGGTGCGTTGAGGACTTCGGTCTGGCTCCAAGATCGTGGACGGATTACCTGCGTTTAACGGTGGGCGGAACGTTATCTAACGCCGGAGTTAGTGGCCAGGCCTTCCGCTACGGCCCGCAAATATCAAACGTTGCGCAGTTAGACGTCGTAACGGGAAATGGCGACATGGTAACTTGCTCAGAAAGTCGACAACCtgaattgttttttaatgTGCTTGGAGGCCTTGGCCAGTTCGGTATCATTACCAGAGCTAGGGTTTTGCTACAGTCAGCACCGGACAAG GTGAGATGGATAAGGCTAGTTTATGCCGAGTTTGACGAGTTCACTCGGGATGCTGAGTTGCTGGTGAGTCTGAAGGAGGAGCGTGAGTCGTTCGATTACGTGGAAGGTTTCGTGTTCGTGAACAGTGATGACACGGTCAATGGCTGGCCTTCGGTACCCCTGGACCCGGCTCAAGTTTTCGACCCTGCTCACTTACCTCAAACCGCCGGCTCAGTACTATACTGCCTTGAAGTGGCACTTCATTACAATAACAGTGACCCTCGCTCAGCTGTTGATGCG GTTGTGGACAGATTACTTGAACGGCTAGGATTTGTCAGCAAACTGAACTTCCAAGTGGACGTGAGCTACGTGGACTTTTTATTGCGTGTAAAGCAAGTTGAGGAACATGCAAGGGCCAACGGGATGTGGGACTCTCCTCACCCTTGGTTAAACATGTTCgtatcaaaatcaaacctCGCAGAATTTAATCGTGTGGTGTTCAACGAGATCTTGAAGGATGGGATCAATGGCCCCATGCTTGTGTACCCTCTGCTGCGAAGCAA GTGGGATGATCGTACTTCAGTGATGATACCGGAGGAGGAAATCTTTTACCTCGTGGCCTTGCTCCGATTCCCTCCTCCACACGAGGACGGCGCttcaattaagaaattagTTGACCAAAACCGAGGGATCGTTCAGTACTGTAAAGACAGGGGATTCGATTTCAAGCTGTTCTTCCCTCACTACAAATCAGAAGAGGAATGGAAATGTCATTTTGGAGATCGATGGACGAGATTTAGAGACAGCAAGAAGGCTTTTGATCCAAAACACATTCTTGCCCCCGGacagaaaatattttcaaggATTAGTAATGAACCCTAA